The Candidatus Methylomirabilota bacterium genome includes a window with the following:
- a CDS encoding GGDEF domain-containing protein — MPDFMDPASGVFGEEAFHQLLTREASRATRYQDFFSVCLVQPDGIGSVSDETMQQAVSRKIAQFLRSTDVVARTRDGIAILLLNTPDHDATRVAERIRSHVENVSFQPDPAAAPRRVTLSVGLVSFPRDGHNETMLLTRAQSRLQTAAQRGGNQVIASNGV; from the coding sequence GTGCCCGACTTCATGGATCCGGCAAGCGGCGTCTTTGGGGAGGAAGCCTTTCACCAGCTTCTGACCCGGGAGGCCTCCCGCGCCACCCGCTACCAGGACTTCTTTTCCGTCTGCTTGGTTCAACCCGACGGTATCGGTTCCGTGTCGGACGAAACCATGCAGCAGGCTGTCTCCCGCAAGATCGCCCAGTTCCTTCGCTCCACCGACGTCGTCGCCCGCACTCGCGACGGCATCGCCATCCTGCTCCTCAATACGCCGGACCACGATGCCACCCGGGTGGCGGAGCGCATCCGCTCCCACGTGGAAAACGTCTCCTTCCAGCCCGATCCCGCCGCGGCTCCCCGTCGGGTGACGCTTTCCGTGGGCCTCGTCTCCTTCCCTCGCGACGGCCACAACGAGACCATGCTGCTCACGCGCGCCCAGTCCAGGCTCCAGACAGCCGCCCAGCGTGGCGGCAATCAGGTCATCGCGAGCAACGGCGTCTAG